A single uncultured Acetobacterium sp. DNA region contains:
- a CDS encoding Rieske (2Fe-2S) protein produces the protein MGYKKVAEIQEFDKTDKKLVVVNEQEILLTKIDNGFYAISNKCPHMGGSLFKGTLEAGVVTCPRHGSKFDVKTGKAVGKPKILFLKFDVDDDRRYLVKLEDTDILIDVGE, from the coding sequence ATGGGATATAAAAAAGTTGCAGAAATACAAGAGTTTGACAAAACTGATAAAAAACTGGTTGTTGTGAATGAGCAAGAAATTTTACTAACCAAAATCGACAATGGCTTTTATGCTATTTCGAATAAATGTCCACACATGGGAGGATCGTTATTTAAAGGCACCTTAGAAGCCGGGGTGGTGACCTGTCCGCGACATGGTTCGAAATTTGATGTAAAAACGGGAAAAGCTGTGGGAAAACCTAAGATTCTATTCTTGAAATTTGATGTGGATGATGATCGACGGTATTTGGTTAAGCTGGAAGACACCGACATCTTAATCGATGTCGGCGAATAA
- a CDS encoding DUF5661 family protein, which translates to MSLYKIKIQQMKSTCFKIFRRGDFMSAKKVFTTEQAKETGRMLGISWSKFDIEQFRMGMDVELEHGTDNSRTNVTGDDPFVTGKIALAHLNEFPDYYTRLEKMEKEAEAFWEGK; encoded by the coding sequence ATGAGTTTATATAAAATTAAAATCCAACAAATGAAATCGACATGTTTCAAAATTTTTAGAAGAGGTGATTTTATGTCAGCAAAAAAAGTGTTTACAACCGAACAGGCTAAAGAAACTGGTAGAATGCTTGGTATTAGTTGGAGTAAATTTGACATTGAACAATTTAGAATGGGAATGGATGTTGAGCTCGAACATGGCACAGACAATTCCCGCACCAACGTAACCGGAGATGACCCCTTTGTAACCGGTAAAATTGCTTTAGCTCATCTAAATGAATTCCCTGATTATTATACCCGTCTTGAAAAAATGGAAAAAGAAGCCGAAGCCTTTTGGGAAGGCAAATAA